The proteins below are encoded in one region of Leptospira hartskeerlii:
- a CDS encoding bifunctional diaminohydroxyphosphoribosylaminopyrimidine deaminase/5-amino-6-(5-phosphoribosylamino)uracil reductase RibD — translation MSTSLPDRIREELTRYSFISTGYSSPNPPVACVLEDANTKEILASASTQKIGQNHAEREAYRLLREKFPNGKLPSHIAYVTLEPCSHYGKTPPCIDLFLEEKPIRLEYGWKDPNPLVSTHSGLSKLVDMGVQVVENPKLAEISSQFLFGFKSRIERRRPAFLLKTSLSKEGYFSSGEGHREKISSPESDVFLSILRAKVDAILVGPNTVRVDEPGLDFRIPSSLPKTTPRILLGSEDVDSNHNVGRSSYNTFKGFSGLVSAVLEYSSDPKVFQIHKEKEMDYQPLRVFFLPDQNSISQNFLEKQGKINERIGKKNATFFLDRKKSYDPNFLSKLEGLSKFPLEKIDFYDISRILEILHLWEINTALVEGGNFLYKLFSPILTEDDAILQIRSNTVSFPKGILPEWKGKFSMEWKTELNTDLWEMGRCSQD, via the coding sequence TTGAGCACAAGCCTCCCGGATCGGATTCGGGAGGAACTGACTCGTTATTCCTTTATCTCCACCGGATATTCTAGTCCGAATCCTCCGGTGGCCTGCGTTTTAGAAGACGCAAACACTAAAGAAATTCTCGCCTCTGCATCCACACAAAAGATCGGACAAAATCATGCAGAAAGAGAAGCATACCGTTTGCTTCGAGAAAAGTTCCCAAACGGAAAACTTCCCAGCCATATTGCGTATGTAACCTTAGAGCCATGCTCACATTATGGTAAAACTCCTCCTTGCATCGATCTATTCTTAGAAGAAAAACCAATTCGTTTGGAATACGGATGGAAGGATCCAAATCCTTTAGTATCTACTCATTCCGGTTTAAGTAAATTAGTGGATATGGGCGTTCAAGTTGTTGAAAATCCTAAGTTAGCCGAAATTTCTTCCCAATTCTTGTTCGGCTTCAAATCAAGAATTGAAAGAAGAAGACCCGCTTTTTTACTAAAAACTTCTCTGAGCAAAGAAGGCTATTTCAGTTCAGGAGAAGGTCATAGGGAGAAGATCTCCTCGCCAGAATCGGACGTGTTTCTCTCTATACTTAGAGCAAAGGTAGATGCGATCTTAGTAGGGCCGAATACTGTACGAGTCGACGAGCCTGGTTTGGATTTTAGAATACCTTCTTCTTTGCCGAAGACTACGCCGCGAATTTTGCTCGGATCTGAGGATGTAGATTCTAATCATAATGTTGGTAGGAGTTCCTACAATACTTTCAAAGGATTTTCGGGACTGGTCTCAGCAGTTTTGGAATATTCTTCCGATCCGAAAGTATTTCAGATCCATAAAGAAAAGGAAATGGATTACCAACCACTTAGAGTTTTCTTTTTACCGGATCAAAATTCGATCAGTCAAAACTTTTTAGAGAAACAAGGTAAGATCAATGAAAGGATTGGAAAGAAGAATGCCACATTCTTCTTAGATAGGAAAAAATCTTATGATCCGAATTTCTTAAGTAAATTAGAAGGACTTTCTAAATTTCCGTTAGAGAAGATCGACTTCTACGATATCTCCAGAATTTTAGAAATTTTACATTTATGGGAGATCAACACTGCACTCGTAGAAGGTGGAAATTTCCTATACAAACTATTTTCTCCGATCCTTACCGAAGATGATGCGATCCTACAAATCAGATCGAATACAGTTTCTTTTCCAAAAGGAATCTTGCCTGAATGGAAGGGGAAATTTTCCATGGAATGGAAGACAGAACTAAATACAGATCTTTGGGAGATGGGTAGATGTTCACAGGATTGA
- the secF gene encoding protein translocase subunit SecF — MFDFIKYKYVSITFSTILIIVGFGVTFGKYGGFATSLDFDGGLRAVVEFPENVERKNLEEYFSSKNLEAVLVLMDKDKNDYQIDIGLGSVDQIRQLYIDRKGKDSVEAKQASAIDALIGLLQEDFKLEKKKILSANQVGSVVGAELTSTGISLLSLTLFFIMLYLSFRFQFKFALGAILALIHDLVITIAFIGFFQIKPSVPIIAALLTLLGYSINDTIVVFDRIRENAGNLRDTFSRVINLSINQTLARTFNTSVATLISVVAIIIGGAVELYDFAYVLTFGIILGTFSSVFIAAPLVDIYDTLSKRWKRS; from the coding sequence ATGTTTGATTTTATAAAATATAAATACGTATCCATTACTTTCTCTACTATTCTGATCATAGTTGGGTTCGGAGTTACTTTCGGAAAATACGGCGGGTTTGCCACTTCTTTGGATTTTGATGGAGGCTTAAGAGCAGTTGTCGAATTTCCTGAGAATGTAGAACGTAAAAACCTGGAAGAATATTTTTCCTCTAAAAACTTAGAAGCTGTTTTGGTCCTGATGGACAAGGACAAAAACGATTACCAAATCGATATAGGCCTTGGTTCCGTAGACCAGATCAGACAACTCTATATAGATAGAAAAGGTAAAGATAGCGTCGAAGCTAAACAGGCTTCCGCGATTGATGCATTGATAGGCCTTTTACAAGAAGACTTTAAATTAGAAAAAAAGAAAATTCTCTCTGCGAACCAAGTAGGTTCCGTGGTGGGAGCTGAGTTGACTTCTACAGGGATTTCTCTTTTAAGTTTAACTCTTTTCTTCATCATGTTGTATTTGAGTTTCCGCTTCCAGTTCAAGTTCGCATTAGGCGCGATCTTAGCTCTTATCCATGACTTAGTGATCACAATCGCATTTATCGGATTTTTCCAAATTAAGCCGAGTGTTCCTATCATTGCGGCTCTTCTGACATTACTCGGATATTCCATTAACGATACTATCGTGGTATTTGACAGGATCCGCGAAAATGCCGGAAACTTGAGAGATACTTTCTCTAGAGTGATCAATCTTTCAATCAACCAAACACTTGCAAGGACCTTCAATACTTCCGTGGCAACTTTGATCTCTGTGGTTGCGATCATCATAGGCGGAGCAGTGGAGTTGTATGACTTCGCTTATGTTCTTACTTTCGGGATCATCCTCGGAACATTCTCCTCGGTATTCATTGCGGCACCGCTCGTGGACATCTACGACACTTTGAGTAAGAGGTGGAAACGCTCTTGA
- the secD gene encoding protein translocase subunit SecD, which translates to MKSVQWIFVPILVVASSLTLLYPNFAERELELAVRKEFKQLPEETRKDLLNSFAERWKTDYNPKSDWQIEPDPNIFPEQDYYLVKGRFITSAKINQLSQENQELILEPKNKLRPTWVEEYIFGGRPLAIRLGLDLQGGMRVVLKGDFDDYTSKLKDSYTKEIEELTRKKGDASLSEKERKEAQDKLKEIESYFELTPSRKLAELEKAKLIIDNRLTNQNLTEPQVRIQKDQDSIEVSLPGVSNSSQILDIIRNTETVEYRLREPSDPNGNSKGTYHDAIELEEMKLMSQGRKEETEIVRFQNIVKQKLGKDEQDKFLEVMEKKYNIPEKYKLYVKWSRANNPKASLLPREFVVLERAISLDGKDMRNARESYDQNRLSYYVSFSLTSQGAEKFFDITSKNVGRQLAIVWGDKVISDPVIRSPIAGGNAQIDGEFGQKEATDLANVISEGALPIPLNVLEMRFIGPTLGIESIEVGLKAVLLGFALVIVFMLVIYRLSGLVADIALLVNVIVLMALLSLMGFTLTLPGFAGIILTVGMAVDANVIIYERIKEELIAGKHVSAAVAQGFENAFWTIMDSNVTTLISGILMIKLGNGPIKGFAITLCWGIITSLFTSLFLSRMIMDLLVNKLGVRKLQIGFKKLESKNV; encoded by the coding sequence TTGAAATCTGTCCAATGGATTTTTGTTCCAATATTGGTAGTAGCGTCTTCATTGACGCTTCTTTATCCAAACTTCGCCGAAAGGGAATTGGAACTCGCAGTAAGAAAAGAATTTAAACAATTACCGGAAGAGACCCGCAAAGATTTACTTAACAGCTTTGCGGAAAGATGGAAAACCGATTATAACCCGAAAAGCGACTGGCAGATCGAACCTGATCCGAATATTTTTCCGGAGCAGGATTATTATCTAGTCAAAGGAAGATTTATCACTTCCGCAAAGATCAACCAGCTTTCTCAAGAAAACCAGGAACTGATCTTAGAGCCTAAGAACAAACTTAGACCAACTTGGGTAGAAGAGTATATTTTCGGCGGAAGACCACTGGCGATCCGTTTGGGATTGGATTTACAAGGTGGAATGAGAGTCGTTCTGAAAGGTGATTTCGACGATTATACTTCTAAATTAAAAGATTCTTATACAAAAGAGATCGAAGAGCTTACTCGTAAAAAAGGCGATGCTAGTCTTTCTGAAAAAGAAAGAAAAGAAGCTCAGGATAAACTGAAAGAGATCGAAAGTTATTTCGAATTAACTCCAAGCAGAAAACTCGCAGAGTTGGAAAAAGCGAAGTTGATCATCGACAATCGTTTGACCAACCAAAACTTGACCGAACCTCAGGTGCGTATCCAGAAAGACCAAGATTCTATCGAGGTTTCTTTACCGGGTGTTAGCAACTCTTCTCAGATCTTAGACATTATTCGAAACACCGAAACTGTGGAATACAGATTGAGAGAACCTTCTGATCCCAATGGGAATTCCAAAGGTACTTACCATGACGCAATTGAGTTAGAAGAAATGAAACTCATGAGCCAAGGTAGAAAGGAAGAAACCGAGATCGTAAGATTCCAGAATATCGTAAAACAGAAACTGGGAAAAGACGAACAGGACAAATTCCTGGAAGTTATGGAGAAGAAGTACAATATTCCTGAAAAATATAAATTGTACGTAAAATGGTCCCGGGCAAATAACCCAAAGGCATCTTTACTTCCAAGAGAATTCGTAGTTCTGGAAAGGGCTATCTCTCTAGATGGAAAGGACATGAGGAATGCTCGTGAGAGTTACGACCAAAACCGTCTTTCTTATTACGTTTCCTTCTCCTTAACTTCTCAAGGCGCCGAGAAATTCTTTGATATTACTTCTAAAAACGTAGGAAGGCAACTTGCGATCGTTTGGGGAGACAAAGTTATCTCAGATCCGGTCATTCGTAGTCCTATCGCCGGTGGTAACGCTCAGATCGATGGAGAGTTCGGACAAAAAGAAGCTACCGATCTTGCAAACGTGATCAGTGAGGGTGCACTTCCTATTCCATTGAACGTTTTAGAAATGAGATTTATCGGTCCTACTTTAGGGATCGAATCCATCGAAGTAGGATTAAAAGCGGTGCTTTTGGGATTTGCACTCGTGATCGTATTCATGTTGGTTATCTATAGATTGTCCGGCTTGGTCGCAGATATCGCACTTCTTGTGAACGTGATCGTACTTATGGCTCTTCTTTCCTTGATGGGATTCACTCTGACCTTGCCTGGTTTTGCAGGGATCATCCTTACAGTGGGTATGGCGGTGGACGCTAACGTGATTATCTACGAAAGGATCAAAGAAGAACTCATTGCAGGAAAGCATGTTTCTGCAGCGGTTGCTCAAGGCTTTGAGAACGCTTTCTGGACGATTATGGACAGTAACGTAACCACTTTGATCTCAGGTATTCTGATGATCAAACTTGGAAATGGTCCAATCAAAGGATTCGCGATCACTCTCTGTTGGGGTATCATCACTTCCTTGTTTACCTCCTTGTTCTTGAGTAGAATGATCATGGATCTATTGGTAAACAAATTAGGAGTTCGTAAACTCCAGATCGGATTCAAAAAACTGGAGTCCAAGAATGTTTGA
- a CDS encoding SRP-less Sec system protein, with the protein MNKILCLLLSISLALPIFGQDGEEIDFLDKVSEPKKTTTSSKKTPLAKASRKKKVKKNAGKKKKVVESKETEQKESEPKKKVDPEIAPEDPTQGKNSGDPNGPNETSERNLNKEVSNPEVSADIQKPYWLNEETNLSPKNLPGYDANASSLPKEDISIREKLGEILKLGDDKKKEEEKRKAAEQKEQGAIAGFFSEHKKAIIIIAIILAFALYQFRAKGARVTRRSPVTINKVRRD; encoded by the coding sequence ATGAATAAGATCCTATGCCTCCTTCTTTCTATCTCTTTGGCCCTGCCGATTTTCGGACAGGACGGAGAAGAAATCGATTTTTTGGATAAGGTTTCCGAACCTAAGAAGACAACTACTTCTTCCAAAAAGACTCCTCTTGCAAAAGCTTCTAGAAAGAAAAAAGTAAAGAAGAATGCTGGCAAAAAGAAGAAGGTAGTCGAGTCCAAAGAGACCGAGCAGAAAGAATCCGAGCCTAAGAAAAAAGTAGATCCGGAAATCGCACCGGAAGATCCTACTCAGGGAAAAAATTCAGGAGATCCCAACGGACCAAATGAAACATCTGAGAGAAATCTAAACAAAGAAGTTTCTAATCCTGAAGTTTCGGCTGATATCCAAAAGCCGTACTGGTTAAACGAAGAAACTAATTTAAGTCCGAAAAATCTGCCTGGTTATGACGCTAACGCATCATCTTTACCTAAAGAAGATATTTCTATCCGAGAGAAGTTGGGAGAGATCCTAAAACTCGGAGACGACAAGAAAAAAGAAGAAGAGAAAAGAAAGGCTGCGGAACAAAAAGAACAAGGCGCTATCGCAGGATTTTTCTCCGAACATAAAAAAGCGATCATCATTATCGCAATCATACTTGCTTTTGCTTTATACCAATTCAGAGCCAAAGGCGCACGCGTCACTCGGCGTTCCCCTGTGACCATCAATAAAGTGAGAAGAGACTAG
- the yajC gene encoding preprotein translocase subunit YajC: MLSNFQNLLILAQADPAGAQGGGFNTLLFIPILFIILYFIVIRPQRNEEKKRKTMIESLQKGDVVITSSGIHGKVVEFKDNNESVVLAIAKDTNVTFNSSTILRKKEKEKEA, from the coding sequence ATGCTTAGTAATTTTCAAAATTTATTAATATTAGCCCAAGCAGATCCGGCTGGGGCACAAGGTGGCGGATTTAATACTCTATTATTCATCCCGATCCTATTTATCATTCTGTATTTTATAGTGATCCGTCCTCAAAGAAACGAGGAAAAGAAAAGAAAAACGATGATCGAGAGCCTTCAAAAAGGGGACGTAGTCATCACATCTTCCGGGATCCACGGCAAGGTGGTAGAATTTAAGGATAATAACGAATCTGTGGTTTTGGCAATCGCTAAGGACACCAACGTTACCTTCAATTCCAGCACGATTTTAAGAAAGAAGGAAAAAGAGAAAGAGGCGTAA
- the trpD gene encoding anthranilate phosphoribosyltransferase: protein MEIRHAIIKVLEKKHLTVSEAETAINSVMKGEVSEILLSSFLTAMRAKGETVDELLGFCLALRRNALKPKTVFPFDMLDTCGTGGDGKGTVNISTLSAIVLSSLGIKVAKHGNRSVSSHTGSSDILGRLGYNTEKTQEEVESHLVDNGFAFLFAPMWHPSMKFAGPVRKELGFRTLFNMIGPLSNPFSPQYQIIGVYEPELTETFIRVLQGLGLRRALVCHSRDGLDEFSIFEKTDYTLLEDGVISRKDFDPKDLGLKDPNPAEVFTSGPDQAESLARKILAGEKIAGAHAVALNAGAGLFTLGKAPSILDGYKTALEQLASGKTGAFFQNLITKG, encoded by the coding sequence ATGGAAATTAGACACGCTATCATCAAAGTTTTAGAAAAAAAACATCTTACGGTTTCGGAAGCGGAAACTGCGATCAATTCGGTCATGAAAGGGGAAGTATCCGAGATATTACTTTCTTCTTTTTTGACCGCAATGAGAGCGAAGGGAGAAACGGTAGACGAATTATTGGGCTTCTGTCTTGCTCTTCGCCGTAACGCTCTCAAGCCTAAAACGGTTTTTCCTTTTGATATGTTAGATACTTGCGGAACAGGTGGTGACGGAAAAGGGACCGTAAACATCTCCACACTTTCTGCGATTGTACTTTCTTCTCTCGGGATCAAAGTTGCAAAACATGGAAATCGTTCTGTTTCTTCTCATACCGGTTCCAGCGATATCCTAGGAAGACTCGGTTATAATACTGAGAAAACCCAAGAAGAAGTAGAGTCCCATCTGGTTGATAATGGATTTGCATTCTTATTCGCTCCGATGTGGCATCCATCTATGAAGTTTGCGGGGCCGGTCCGTAAAGAATTGGGCTTTAGGACCTTATTCAATATGATCGGACCTCTAAGCAATCCGTTCTCTCCTCAATACCAGATCATTGGAGTGTACGAGCCGGAGTTGACTGAAACTTTTATCCGAGTCTTGCAAGGTTTGGGTTTGAGAAGGGCACTCGTATGCCATTCTCGCGACGGTTTGGACGAATTTTCCATTTTTGAAAAAACGGATTATACTCTTTTGGAAGACGGGGTCATCTCCAGAAAAGACTTCGATCCAAAGGATCTAGGCCTAAAGGACCCGAATCCTGCGGAAGTATTTACAAGCGGTCCGGACCAGGCAGAGTCCTTGGCTAGAAAGATCCTGGCTGGGGAGAAGATTGCGGGTGCCCATGCGGTTGCTTTGAACGCGGGAGCAGGGCTTTTTACCTTGGGAAAAGCTCCTTCTATCCTAGATGGATACAAAACCGCATTAGAACAGTTGGCTTCCGGAAAAACAGGCGCCTTCTTTCAAAATTTAATTACCAAGGGATAA
- the pgsA gene encoding CDP-diacylglycerol--glycerol-3-phosphate 3-phosphatidyltransferase — MNPNINLPNALTVLRVASLPFFIWFLYQKEQAYHIAALVLFSIASITDFIDGYLARKWKQETEFGKFLDPLADKIIVVGCFTTFIFLHEQIELWMVILIIGRDMLITTLRYLAIRLGKSIRTTMLGKVKTAFQMGAIILILIFFILVSSNKRILINEVYQSGKLAGMTVFGIASENAVAFVKVWQENGAPGWNELVFGLGGFVPYFGMLLTTLITVLSGIRYLISNREVIRYSSIRRAFGKNGN, encoded by the coding sequence TTGAATCCGAATATTAACTTACCCAACGCTCTTACCGTACTGAGAGTTGCTTCTCTGCCTTTTTTCATCTGGTTTTTATACCAGAAGGAACAGGCGTATCATATTGCCGCTCTCGTTTTATTCTCTATCGCATCTATCACAGATTTTATAGACGGTTATCTGGCCAGAAAATGGAAACAAGAAACAGAGTTTGGAAAATTCTTGGATCCACTCGCGGACAAGATCATCGTAGTAGGTTGTTTTACCACATTCATTTTTCTGCACGAGCAGATAGAACTTTGGATGGTGATATTGATCATCGGCCGAGATATGCTTATCACAACATTACGTTATCTAGCGATTCGTTTGGGAAAATCCATCCGGACCACCATGCTTGGAAAGGTAAAGACCGCTTTCCAAATGGGAGCCATTATTCTAATTCTGATCTTCTTTATATTAGTTTCTTCGAATAAAAGAATTTTGATCAACGAGGTCTACCAAAGCGGTAAACTTGCGGGTATGACCGTTTTTGGGATCGCTTCCGAAAACGCGGTTGCATTCGTGAAGGTTTGGCAGGAGAACGGTGCCCCCGGCTGGAACGAATTGGTATTCGGACTAGGTGGTTTCGTTCCGTATTTTGGAATGCTTTTGACCACTCTGATCACTGTACTTTCCGGAATACGTTATCTGATCTCAAATAGGGAAGTGATCCGTTATAGCTCTATACGGAGGGCCTTCGGTAAAAATGGAAATTAG
- the rimO gene encoding 30S ribosomal protein S12 methylthiotransferase RimO: MDKKFYITTLGCPKNTVDSMSMHHSLLEEGFLPATKPEESDFHLINTCTFIRSATEETIQTILGAAHAKKQEGQKLVVVGCFAERYPKDISAEIPEVDLVFGTGKYSQAGKIIKEAFRRDISSPAKTEFNSDIVERMKLSPEIENYSKPYAYVKVSDGCNRGCAFCIIPSLRGKFVDSPLEEIIKDTRRAIAAGAKEICLVSQDTVYYGKDSDKLLDMIKTVSDIENLEILRLLYLYPDKKTEKILRLMGEIPKIAPYLESPLQHVSERVLKNMNRSGGYSQFRDLYSLAREMRPDLEIRTSFILGFPGETGEDVDEILRFVEETRPEKLNLFSYSPQEGTKGADLSQTVSDKEKAKRINLIRDAHLKILQEIHESRIGKTYTAIVDGLEGDTAIVRRLQDAPEIDEVVYVEDPSLKPGTIGKVKIESFYEYDMMGTWLES, encoded by the coding sequence TTGGATAAAAAGTTCTACATCACCACTCTTGGATGTCCCAAAAATACAGTAGACTCCATGAGCATGCACCATTCTCTTTTGGAAGAAGGTTTTCTTCCGGCTACTAAACCGGAAGAGTCCGACTTCCATCTGATCAATACCTGTACTTTTATTCGCTCCGCTACGGAAGAAACCATCCAAACTATTTTAGGTGCTGCTCACGCTAAAAAACAAGAAGGCCAGAAGCTTGTAGTAGTGGGATGTTTCGCTGAAAGATATCCTAAAGATATCTCGGCAGAAATTCCGGAAGTCGATCTTGTTTTTGGGACCGGAAAATATTCCCAAGCAGGAAAGATCATAAAAGAAGCTTTCCGTAGAGATATTTCTTCTCCAGCAAAAACCGAATTCAATTCGGATATTGTAGAAAGAATGAAACTTTCTCCCGAAATAGAGAATTATTCCAAACCTTATGCTTATGTGAAAGTTTCGGATGGCTGCAATAGAGGTTGTGCATTCTGTATCATTCCTTCTCTTCGTGGAAAATTCGTGGATTCTCCTTTGGAAGAGATTATAAAAGATACTAGAAGAGCGATTGCTGCAGGTGCAAAAGAGATCTGTTTAGTTTCCCAGGATACAGTGTATTACGGAAAGGATTCAGACAAACTTCTGGATATGATCAAAACAGTCTCGGATATAGAGAATCTTGAAATATTAAGATTATTGTATTTATATCCGGATAAGAAGACTGAAAAAATCCTGAGATTGATGGGCGAAATTCCTAAGATCGCTCCTTATCTAGAATCTCCTCTTCAACATGTTTCTGAAAGAGTATTAAAGAACATGAATAGAAGCGGAGGATATTCCCAATTCAGGGATCTTTACTCTCTTGCTAGAGAAATGAGACCGGATCTTGAGATCAGAACTTCTTTTATATTAGGTTTTCCCGGAGAGACTGGAGAAGATGTGGATGAGATCTTACGTTTTGTAGAAGAGACTCGTCCGGAAAAGCTGAACTTATTCTCTTATTCTCCTCAGGAAGGAACGAAAGGGGCAGATTTGTCCCAAACAGTTTCCGATAAGGAGAAGGCGAAAAGGATCAACTTGATCCGAGATGCCCATTTGAAAATCCTACAAGAGATCCACGAATCCAGAATAGGAAAAACTTATACTGCGATCGTAGACGGACTCGAAGGTGATACTGCAATTGTCAGACGTTTGCAAGATGCTCCTGAAATAGACGAAGTAGTTTATGTAGAAGATCCTTCTTTGAAACCGGGAACGATCGGAAAAGTGAAAATCGAATCTTTTTACGAATACGACATGATGGGAACTTGGTTGGAATCTTGA
- a CDS encoding helix-turn-helix domain-containing protein: MNQKRVGQILREAREEKKLTVKDVSKDTNISVKYILALETEDYAQFPGETFTIGFLKNYGSYLKLDTGMLINLYRGEKIEESQAPLEELTKPTSSFYYDLNFDKNKLITAISVLMVAIAAVLLYTFVDGSSSGDDVAEESGRKLEIPENIDFINRSVPETRPESFILTANQGVSFSASNQQCKLFISSVEQGSDANTAVLAFNVYPELTVYKFRLSEGQEKVLSYSIPEISSLRRSIRISAQSVTGSSAKVLVSLSEEEKQGSTVQPNPQGEDSTKTLGDVPIQVTLFFSKPSYAEFIIDGQMGFRGLVQGGENKALEAKDRLEIKVGDGSAVEMIQNGKPKVVLGRPGKLVKKVYIKTPNPYDSTQFIIKELGE; the protein is encoded by the coding sequence TTGAATCAGAAACGAGTAGGGCAAATCCTTAGAGAGGCTAGGGAAGAAAAAAAGCTCACTGTAAAGGACGTATCTAAGGATACGAATATTTCCGTTAAGTACATTCTCGCATTGGAAACTGAGGACTATGCTCAGTTTCCCGGAGAAACTTTTACCATAGGTTTCCTAAAAAACTATGGTAGCTACTTAAAATTAGACACGGGAATGCTGATCAATTTATACAGGGGAGAGAAGATAGAAGAGTCTCAGGCTCCTTTGGAAGAACTCACCAAACCTACTTCTAGTTTTTATTATGATCTAAATTTCGATAAGAATAAACTGATCACTGCTATCTCGGTCCTTATGGTGGCGATTGCCGCCGTTCTACTCTATACCTTTGTTGACGGATCTTCTTCCGGTGACGATGTCGCGGAAGAAAGTGGTAGAAAGTTAGAGATCCCTGAAAACATAGATTTCATTAATCGTTCCGTTCCGGAAACAAGACCCGAAAGCTTTATCTTAACCGCCAACCAAGGTGTAAGTTTCAGCGCGTCTAATCAACAGTGTAAACTTTTCATCTCTTCGGTGGAACAAGGTTCCGATGCAAACACTGCGGTCCTTGCATTCAATGTGTATCCTGAATTGACTGTTTACAAGTTTAGATTGTCCGAAGGGCAGGAAAAGGTTCTCAGTTATTCTATTCCGGAAATTTCTTCCTTACGTAGAAGTATTCGGATCTCCGCTCAAAGTGTAACCGGAAGTTCCGCAAAAGTTTTGGTTTCCTTAAGTGAAGAAGAAAAACAAGGAAGTACGGTCCAGCCTAATCCTCAGGGAGAGGATTCCACAAAAACTTTGGGCGATGTTCCGATCCAAGTCACATTATTTTTCTCTAAACCAAGCTATGCTGAGTTTATTATAGATGGTCAGATGGGATTCAGAGGTCTTGTGCAAGGCGGAGAGAATAAAGCTCTCGAAGCGAAAGATCGCCTGGAGATCAAAGTGGGAGACGGTTCCGCAGTGGAGATGATCCAAAATGGAAAACCTAAAGTAGTCTTAGGACGTCCCGGAAAATTAGTGAAGAAAGTTTATATAAAAACACCAAACCCTTACGATAGCACTCAGTTTATCATTAAGGAGTTGGGCGAGTAA
- a CDS encoding LolA family protein, with the protein MKDTRSNRSIFIALCLSVLFGSFSLGAQSSAKHHWNSPSEVVKKVRKTFSDLKSYKADFVIQTESNKKVVTKKGVCYYKKGGKIKYEFSDPSGDEIVSDGKTLWIFIKRLNAAGKQDLTLNKSNKSGPIFSPMTEEGLSRIFRKYHYKFESIEQPQISPKDNRQYFVLALEQREKIGGYETMTLYVDAHTSFIKKAVASDGRGKTTTVEFFGVDPNADIEDGVFNFRPDGNSKIVNNPLVSEE; encoded by the coding sequence ATGAAAGATACCAGAAGCAATCGTTCTATATTTATCGCCTTGTGTCTGTCCGTTTTATTCGGCAGCTTCTCCCTAGGCGCTCAGTCTTCCGCAAAACACCATTGGAATTCACCTTCTGAAGTGGTGAAAAAAGTCAGAAAAACTTTTTCGGATCTAAAATCTTATAAGGCCGATTTCGTGATCCAAACGGAATCGAACAAAAAAGTAGTCACTAAAAAAGGTGTCTGCTATTATAAGAAGGGCGGAAAGATCAAATATGAATTTTCAGATCCTTCCGGGGACGAGATCGTTTCCGATGGCAAAACTCTTTGGATCTTCATCAAAAGATTGAATGCCGCCGGTAAACAGGATCTTACATTAAATAAATCTAATAAATCCGGTCCTATTTTTTCTCCAATGACGGAGGAAGGTCTTTCCAGGATTTTCAGAAAGTATCATTATAAATTCGAATCTATAGAACAACCTCAGATCTCTCCTAAAGACAATCGTCAATATTTCGTATTGGCTTTGGAACAAAGGGAAAAGATCGGCGGTTATGAAACTATGACTCTCTACGTAGACGCACATACTTCCTTTATCAAAAAGGCAGTTGCGAGTGACGGAAGAGGTAAGACGACCACTGTCGAATTTTTCGGAGTGGATCCAAATGCGGATATCGAAGACGGAGTATTTAATTTCCGTCCAGACGGTAATTCTAAAATCGTAAATAACCCCTTGGTGTCGGAAGAATAG